The stretch of DNA GGCCCAGATCGACCAGCGTGTCGGCGACCGCCTGTGCGGTCTCGCCGGTCAGCTCCGTCACCTCCTCGGGCTCCTCCCGGGCCAGCAGCGTCACGTCGTACAGCTTGAACACGCGTTCGAGCTCCTGAATCGGCGTCTCGTGGTCGTCGACGCGCACGTCGATCCAGCGATCGTTCCCCCCGTCGTAGCCGCCCTCGGGCTTGACGACGTACAGCGCCGCGGCCTGCTTGCCGCGGCTGTCGCCGCCGGCCTCGTCGCCGGCCTGTAGCGCGGCGAGCAGCCGCTCGGGCAGGCCGCCGTCGGCCTCCTCGAACGTCTCGGCCATCGCGTGGATCGTCTCCTCGTTTTCGAGGATGTTCCCCTGTGCGGTGTAGTTCTCGCCCTGTACGTCGAGTGCAGTGTCGAAGCAGTCGTCGCCGGTGAAGCCGGCGACGGAGCCGTCCGCGCCGACGACGCCGACCTGCCGGCGCTCGGCCTCGTCGTCTGCCTCGGTCAGCCGCTCGATCGTCTCCTCGGCAGTCAGCCCGTCCCGGAGATGCTCCAGCCCGTCCGCGCCGTAGGCCACGTTCGC from Halolamina sediminis encodes:
- a CDS encoding DUF1028 domain-containing protein; translation: MTFSIVAKADDAIGIAVQSKFVSVGSVVPFADAEAGAIATQSFANVAYGADGLEHLRDGLTAEETIERLTEADDEAERRQVGVVGADGSVAGFTGDDCFDTALDVQGENYTAQGNILENEETIHAMAETFEEADGGLPERLLAALQAGDEAGGDSRGKQAAALYVVKPEGGYDGGNDRWIDVRVDDHETPIQELERVFKLYDVTLLAREEPEEVTELTGETAQAVADTLVDLGHLDTEDAETVAAFAEPQRDALEAFRGMNNFENHSLPVVEDALARGWDDADGEGEKRMVDAIWHGLQRLERE